In Laspinema palackyanum D2c, a genomic segment contains:
- a CDS encoding photosystem I reaction center subunit II PsaD, whose translation MAETLKGQAPKFGGSTGGLLSKALVEEKYAITWTSSKEQVFEMPSGGAAVMNAGENLLYLPRKEHCLALGTQFRTKFKPKIEDYKIYRVYANGETEYLHPKDGVFPEKVNEGRAYYGKNDRKIGDNPQPAKIKFSGKKPYDP comes from the coding sequence ATGGCAGAAACCTTGAAAGGACAAGCCCCAAAATTTGGGGGCAGCACTGGCGGTTTGCTCAGCAAAGCGCTCGTGGAAGAAAAATACGCAATCACCTGGACCTCTTCCAAAGAGCAAGTGTTTGAAATGCCTAGCGGTGGCGCTGCTGTGATGAACGCAGGGGAAAACCTCCTCTACCTGCCTCGCAAAGAGCATTGCCTCGCATTGGGGACCCAGTTCCGGACCAAGTTCAAGCCCAAAATCGAAGACTATAAGATTTACCGGGTTTATGCCAATGGTGAAACCGAGTATCTCCATCCGAAAGATGGTGTCTTCCCTGAAAAAGTGAACGAAGGTCGTGCTTACTACGGCAAGAACGATCGCAAGATTGGCGACAACCCCCAACCTGCGAAAATCAAGTTCAGCGGTAAGAAGCCTTACGATCCGTAA